The following coding sequences are from one Hippopotamus amphibius kiboko isolate mHipAmp2 chromosome 9, mHipAmp2.hap2, whole genome shotgun sequence window:
- the LOC130829371 gene encoding olfactory receptor 52L1, with translation MMTLSNSSWRLIQPSFLLIGIPGLEESQHWIALPLCVLYLLALVGNVTIIFTIWTDPSLHQPMYLFLAMLSGIDLVLASSTAPKALAVLLTHAREIGYTVCLTQMFFIHAFSSMESGVLVAMALDRYVAICLPLHHSSILHPGVIGRIGMAVLVRGLLLLLPFPILLQRLVFCQATVIGHAYCEHMAVVKLACSESTVNQAYGLAVALLVVGLDVLAIGVSYALILQAVLKVPGGEARLKAFSTCGSHICVILVFYVPGIFSFLTHRFGHQVPHHVHVLLATLYLLVPPALNPLVYGVKTQQIRQRVLSVFYVKG, from the coding sequence ATGATGACCCTGAGTAATTCCAGCTGGAGGCTGATCCAGCCGTCCTTTCTCCTGATTGGCATCCCAGGTTTAGAGGAAAGCCAGCACTGGATAGCGTTGCCACTGTGTGTCCTTTACCTCCTTGCCCTAGTGGGCAATGTCACCATCATCTTCACCATCTGGACTGACCCATCCTTGCACCAGCCTATGTACCTCTTTCTGGCCATGCTCTCTGGCATTGACCTGGTCCTGGCCTCCTCCACAGCACCCAAAGCCCTTGCTGTGCTCCTGACTCATGCCCGTGAGATTGGGTACACTGTCTGCCTGACCCAGATGTTCTTCATCCACGCGTTCTCTTCCATGGAGTCAGGTGTACTTGTGGCCATGGCTCTGGATCGTTATGTAGCCATTTGTCTCCCTCTGCACCATTCCTCCATCCTGCATCCCGGAGTCATAGGGCGCATTGGAATGGCAGTGCTGGTGCGGGGgttactcctcctcctccccttccccatcctgttGCAGAGACTTGTCTTCTGCCAGGCCACCGTCATAGGCCACGCCTATTGTGAACACATGGCTGTAGTGAAACTTGCCTGCTCAGAAAGCACAGTGAACCAAGCTTATGGGTTGGCGGTGGCACTGCTTGTGGTTGGTCTAGACGTCCTGGCCATTGGTGTTTCCTATGCCCTCATCCTGCAGGCAGTGCTGAAGGTACCAGGGGGTGAGGCCCGACTTAAGGCCTTCAGCACATGTGGGTCTCATATTTGTGTCATCCTGGTCTTCTATGTTCCTGGAATATTCTCCTTCCTCACTCACCGCTTTGGCCACCAGGTGCCCCATCACGTCCATGTTCTTCTGGCCACTCTCTATCTCCTTGTGCCACCTGCACTCAACCCTCTTGTCTATGGGGTGAAGACTCAGCAGATCCGCCAGCGAGTACTCAGTGTGTTCTACGTAAAAGGATAG